Below is a genomic region from Bacteroidales bacterium.
CACTGCATTTCACCAGACCATGCCAGAATATTCCTATCTGTATGGCATCCCTTACTCACTTTATGAGAAGCACAAAATCCGCCGGTACGGATTCCATGGCACCAGCCACAAATACGTTTCCGCAAGGGCTTGTGAAATCCTGGGCGAGGACATCACCACCAAAAAGATTGTAACCTGTCACCTCGGAAATGGCGCTTCGATGGCCGCAATAAAATACGGGAAATCAATGGACACCTCCATGGGCATGACCCCGCTTGAAGGAGTAATGATGGGCACGCGTTGCGGCGACCTCGATGTAGGCGCACTGTTTCATATCATGAATAAAGAGGACATGACCAGCAAGATTGCCAACACTTTAGTCAACAAATTCAGCGGTGTACTCGGCGTTTCTGGTATTTCCTCCGACATGCGCGATGTGGAACTGGCCGCCGAAAAAGGTCATCACCGTGCTGAAGTAGCCTATAAGATGTATGCTTATCGCGTAAAAAAATATGTGGGAGCTTATGCTGCCGCCATGGGCGGAGTCGATATTATCATTTTTACCGGCGGTATCGGAGAAAACGACTCGGTAACCCGCGCTAATGTGATGGAAGAGATGGAATTCCTGGGTGTTGATTTCGATTTTGACCTAAATAAAGGCCTTCGTGGCAAAGAAACGATTTTGTCTAAACCCGGCTCAAAAGTGAAAGTGCTCGTTATTCCAACAAACGAAGAGATGATGATCGCCAAGGACACTTATGTGATTGTGACTTCAGCGTGATCTGACTTTTGCACGTATCCCTGCATTTACCTGCAACTCATCGAAGCGTCAGAAGATTATAAAACCGTTTTTGTAAATGCCTTACTCCGGAAGAGTTTTTGGCAGTTTATAAACACAATCCAGATACCCTGATTTTTCATGCAGGATGTTCAGGAAATTATTAATTGGCTCACGGTATTCAACCAGATAATCCGGATGTAATTTTTTTGTTACCAGATTAATCAACCGGTTGGTTGTGATAGCTAACTTAGAGTCGAAAGCCGTCCAGCAGGTTCCCAGCTCATCTTTAAAATCATCAAACACTTCGTTTAAAAGAATCAGCAACAATTCAGCAACCAGCACCTCATTTTTTGTAACCTTCTCAAAATAATTGATGTGGCGGATAGCCCGTGTTATTGCTGCAGCAAGGTTTTTCTGAATGTTCCTCCGGTTGTAAACGTTCCAGGTTTCCGAAAGTACTTTTTGCTTACATTCATCAAACAACTCTTTCTCCGTTTCGTCAGTACTGAGATATTTCAGTTTGATGTAGTCATATGCTTCCTGGTTCTTTTTAGCAAGCTCAATCACCAGCTTGCGCAGTTCATCAACGGATAGCTCTTCAACAGCATCTTTGAAATTTTTACTCAATTTAGGCATACCGATTCATTTTTCGTTTTGCAAAACAATAATTTTCTTGGCATTTGAACCCACGGCTAAGCCATAAATTTTCAAATTTGCGAAAACTATTTAAGGTTTTTTAGCAAAATAAATTAAACAATGGCTTCTTAAGTATGTTCTGTTTACGAAATAATTTAAAACTTTAAACAAATTAATCAAAATGAAAATTTTTGTAAAATTCATTGCCTTAGCTTTTATAGTGGCATTAACAGCCTGTGCTTCAGGTGGCCCAAAAACTGAAACGAGAGATGCTGCCGAAGTGAAATCAGCAGATTATGATCTCAAGTATGAAGTAAACCTTGAACAAAGCGTGGTTGCCTGGGAAGGTTATAAACCTACAGGTACACACAATGGAACGGTTGCCATTAGTGACGGAAAACTGAAATTCAACGAAGGTGCACTTGTAGGTGGAACTTTCACTATTGATTTAACTTCAATTAAGGTGCTTGACCTCACCGATCCGGACATGAACGCAAAACTTACCGGTCATCTTCTTTCTGCTGATTTCTTTGAAGTAGAAACCTACCCGGCAGCAACTTTTGAAATTACAGGAGTAGAAGCGGTTGATGGTTCACAGGTAGACCTCTCAAAGGAAAAAGGAGATATCATTCCTACACATGCTATCAGTGGAAACCTCACCATGAAGGATGTAACCAAAAATCTTACTTTTCATGCCAGGGTGATGATGGAAGGCGACATGTTTATGGCACAGACAAACATGTTTTTTATCGACCGCGTTGATTGGAATGTTCAATATGGTTCAAAGAAATTATTTGCCGATTTGAAAGACAATTTCATCAATGATGAAATGGGTTTGGCAATTACTCTGCAAGCCACAAAAGTAAACGACGAAACAGCGAGCAGTAATTAATACATGCTTTGCAACGAATGAATCCCGCTTACAATCATGTAGTCGGGATTTTTTTTAATCCATCGGAACGAAATCTGCCTTTGAAACTCCACAAATAGGGCAGGTCCAATTGTCGGGAATATCCTCAAATGCAGTCCCGGGATCTATTCCATCTGGTGGGTCACCGGCTTCAGGGTCATACACATACCCGCAAACAATGCATTTGTATCTCGTTTTCGCTTTCTCATTCGATTCGGCAGGCGGTATGGTTTTTTCATCCTGCTCATGGTCATGGTCCTTACCCAGGTAGGTAGGGGAATTCTCAGGAGAAATACCTTTTATTACTTCCCTGTAATAAGCGTAGGTCAAAGGTTTTTTCTGTTTGTCGACGATTTCAAGATCAACCACTTTTCCGATAAATATCGTATGTGTACC
It encodes:
- a CDS encoding acetate kinase, with protein sequence MKIIVLNCGSSSVKYQLFEMPQVEVLAKGLVDKIGLKGALIKHERNDGKALKVEGEILDHKSGIEYLLGILIDPEYGSLKSLNEINAVGHRVVHGAEAFSGSVAITPEVIKALEQSSDLAPLHNPPNLKGIYAMQQLLPEVPQAGVFDTAFHQTMPEYSYLYGIPYSLYEKHKIRRYGFHGTSHKYVSARACEILGEDITTKKIVTCHLGNGASMAAIKYGKSMDTSMGMTPLEGVMMGTRCGDLDVGALFHIMNKEDMTSKIANTLVNKFSGVLGVSGISSDMRDVELAAEKGHHRAEVAYKMYAYRVKKYVGAYAAAMGGVDIIIFTGGIGENDSVTRANVMEEMEFLGVDFDFDLNKGLRGKETILSKPGSKVKVLVIPTNEEMMIAKDTYVIVTSA
- a CDS encoding YceI family protein, with protein sequence MKIFVKFIALAFIVALTACASGGPKTETRDAAEVKSADYDLKYEVNLEQSVVAWEGYKPTGTHNGTVAISDGKLKFNEGALVGGTFTIDLTSIKVLDLTDPDMNAKLTGHLLSADFFEVETYPAATFEITGVEAVDGSQVDLSKEKGDIIPTHAISGNLTMKDVTKNLTFHARVMMEGDMFMAQTNMFFIDRVDWNVQYGSKKLFADLKDNFINDEMGLAITLQATKVNDETASSN